Proteins from a single region of Verrucosispora sp. NA02020:
- a CDS encoding VOC family protein, which produces MASVKQVQVTFDCAEPERVARFWCEVLGYVVPPPPEGFADWAEFTRALPPERQGAAFACVDPTGAGPRLFFQRVPEGKVVKNRLHLDVRAATGLVGAERVAALEAEGARLVALGGARVRLLESDGFNESCLVMQDVEGNEFCLD; this is translated from the coding sequence ATGGCATCCGTGAAGCAGGTCCAGGTGACCTTCGACTGTGCAGAACCCGAGCGTGTCGCCCGTTTCTGGTGCGAGGTGCTGGGATACGTGGTGCCGCCGCCACCGGAGGGCTTCGCCGACTGGGCGGAGTTCACTCGCGCGTTGCCGCCCGAGCGGCAGGGCGCGGCATTCGCCTGCGTCGACCCGACCGGCGCGGGTCCGAGGCTGTTCTTCCAGCGCGTACCCGAGGGCAAGGTGGTCAAGAACCGGCTGCACCTCGACGTGCGGGCCGCCACCGGGCTCGTCGGCGCGGAACGCGTGGCCGCGCTCGAAGCCGAGGGCGCGCGGCTGGTCGCGCTCGGCGGCGCCCGGGTCCGGCTGCTGGAATCCGACGGCTTCAACGAGTCCTGCCTCGTGATGCAGGACGTCGAGGGCAACGAGTTCTGCCTCGACTGA
- a CDS encoding MerR family transcriptional regulator: protein MLIGEVARRSGVSARMLRHYDALGLVRPTGRTVGGFREYTPENVRRIFHVEGLRSLGLSLREIGRTLDDPAFTPAALVGDLIRRTEERLHRERELLDRLRTVDAAGPADWPEVARLIELLHGLGSGSAARRQQAVLVEHESAPTELLAEAVLGESDPHVAGALRWALARAAGAGVARVASGLTSGDAEVRRRAVRALAELPGDEASAALVDALADAEPAVRGPAALALGARGDTRAVPTLVGLVVEGPNDVEAAELLGALAEDATWAERIMTALADELADPGADSAARMRLTQALAEMPGTLAADTLRCLTRDDDRPVALVASALLAVLDGRDGDARSAAT from the coding sequence GTGCTGATCGGTGAGGTGGCACGACGGTCGGGGGTGAGCGCCCGGATGCTCCGGCACTATGACGCGCTCGGGCTGGTCCGTCCCACCGGTCGCACCGTGGGCGGCTTCCGGGAGTACACCCCGGAGAACGTCCGGCGGATCTTCCACGTGGAGGGGCTGCGCTCGCTGGGGCTGTCGCTGCGGGAGATCGGTCGCACCCTCGACGACCCCGCCTTCACCCCGGCGGCGCTGGTCGGCGACCTCATCCGGCGGACCGAGGAGCGGCTGCACCGGGAGCGTGAGCTGCTCGACCGGCTCCGCACGGTCGATGCCGCCGGGCCCGCCGACTGGCCGGAGGTGGCGCGTCTGATCGAACTGCTGCACGGTCTCGGATCGGGCAGTGCCGCGCGCCGCCAGCAGGCGGTCCTGGTCGAACACGAGTCGGCCCCCACCGAGTTGCTGGCCGAGGCGGTGCTCGGCGAGTCCGATCCGCACGTCGCCGGGGCGCTGCGGTGGGCTCTCGCGCGGGCGGCCGGTGCCGGTGTGGCCCGGGTGGCGTCCGGCCTGACCTCGGGTGACGCCGAGGTGCGGCGGCGCGCGGTCCGGGCGCTCGCCGAGTTGCCGGGCGACGAGGCGAGTGCCGCCCTCGTCGACGCGCTCGCCGACGCCGAGCCGGCGGTGCGCGGACCGGCCGCGCTCGCGCTCGGCGCCCGGGGCGACACCCGGGCGGTGCCGACGCTTGTCGGTCTCGTGGTCGAGGGTCCCAACGACGTCGAGGCGGCCGAACTGCTGGGCGCCCTCGCCGAGGACGCGACGTGGGCGGAACGGATCATGACTGCGCTGGCCGACGAACTCGCCGATCCGGGCGCGGACTCGGCGGCGCGGATGCGGCTGACCCAGGCCCTCGCGGAGATGCCGGGGACCCTCGCGGCGGACACGCTGCGCTGTTTGACCCGCGACGACGACCGGCCGGTGGCGCTCGTCGCCTCGGCCCTGCTCGCCGTCCTCGACGGGCGCGACGGCGACGCCCGGAGCGCCGCGACCTGA
- a CDS encoding HEAT repeat domain-containing protein: MVPIDSTDQPTPDARVVGALSADDPSRRLNAALALGTHPHPGAVDVLVARGGVEPDFFVRDMLTWALTRLPSEVTVPRLLAELDSTHAQARSQALHSLSKIRDRSVWPAITTALLRDADDTVARTAWRTAVVLVPDAERSALATELATQFGRGDREVQLSLSQALVELADVVEPVLAAGATHRDPAVRAHARATERLLLAPEAGFDLAVHEARRVAVLGPDREETPGADR; this comes from the coding sequence GTGGTTCCCATCGACTCGACCGACCAGCCCACGCCCGACGCACGAGTGGTCGGCGCGTTGTCCGCCGACGACCCGTCGAGGCGGCTCAACGCGGCCCTGGCCCTCGGTACGCACCCGCATCCCGGTGCCGTGGACGTACTCGTGGCGCGCGGCGGGGTCGAACCGGACTTCTTCGTGCGCGACATGCTCACCTGGGCGCTGACCCGGCTGCCGTCGGAGGTCACGGTGCCGAGGCTGCTGGCGGAGCTCGACTCCACCCATGCCCAGGCCCGCAGTCAGGCGCTGCACAGCCTGTCCAAGATCAGGGACCGGAGCGTCTGGCCGGCGATCACGACCGCGTTGCTGCGCGACGCCGACGACACGGTGGCGCGGACCGCCTGGCGAACGGCCGTCGTGCTCGTACCCGACGCGGAGCGGTCGGCACTGGCCACGGAGCTGGCCACGCAGTTCGGTCGCGGGGACCGGGAGGTCCAGCTCAGTCTGAGCCAGGCCCTCGTCGAGCTGGCCGACGTGGTCGAGCCGGTCCTGGCGGCGGGGGCCACCCACCGGGACCCGGCGGTACGGGCGCACGCGCGCGCAACCGAACGCCTGCTGCTCGCCCCGGAGGCCGGATTCGACCTCGCCGTGCACGAGGCGAGAAGGGTCGCGGTGCTCGGCCCGGACCGGGAGGAGACACCCGGTGCTGATCGGTGA